DNA sequence from the Bombus vancouverensis nearcticus chromosome 8, iyBomVanc1_principal, whole genome shotgun sequence genome:
GACTGTCTACGCCAGGTTCGAGAATTTCCAGAACTCTGGCACCTGAAATCTCCGATACGATCTTATCCCGAGGCAAACTAACGTCACTCTGGAAATCTCTTTGCAATTCCACTTGACTGCTCGACTTGCTGAATCGTTGTTTCTCAGATTGTGCACTCGAGATTGGTTTCGACACGCTTTCCAATTCGTTCGTATCGACGTCGATGGTTTCTTCGAAATCTATTTGCTCCGATATGCTACTAGGGCTCATCGTAATGTCCCTGTCTTGCAGTTTAGCCTGGGACGACGAAAGAGGaaaactttcttctttttcctgcGGAGACGATTCCTCGTCTTTAGTTATATCTTCGCTGACGCTTATACTGTCTCTCGTAGAACTTTTGTCCAGGGATTCTTCCTGTATCGACGACCTCAGTCTCGGCGATTCCATTAAActttcgtcgattttcattTGTGCCGCTTGCTTGTCCATCGTTTTCCTCATGATACTTTCGAACTTGCGCGTCAAATCGTCAGCCAGTTTTTCGTGATCCGTTTCAACGCTTTCGCTTATAATTTGCTCCAGATATCCTTTGCCGAGTAGTTCTGCTTTCAAATCCTCTGCCGATTTTGCTTCGATTTCCCTTTCGATCGATTGAATCAAAGTCTCCGCTATGGTACGTGCCTCGATCTCTTTAAACTTTAGCCGTTGCTTTTCCTCTAAACTTTCTCTCGGTGTTGTTACTTCTTCTTCCATTGCTTCGCtcgcttcttcttccttcttcgatAAGTCTTCCTCCTCCGTTTTCCTCCTCTCGCTTGGAACGAATTGAATAACGTCGAAACTTTCTTTGCTTTCTTTGCGCGATTCTCCTTGCGCGAGCGTTTCGATGTGATCCGAGTCTGCAACTGGTTTAGATATCCTCTCCGTCGCCGGTTTCCCTTCTACCGTTTTCACCTCATCCTTCTCATCGTCCCTTTTTCCACCGATATCTTTCTTTATCCGAATGGCTACGTCGGCATCGCTTTCTCTTAACAGGCTACTACCCGCCTCGCGAGTCATAACTCCCTCCTTGTCGGATAACTTTTTCAACGTCTCTTCCTTCTTCGTTTCGGTTCTCGATTCGGAGGCAgctgcgtctattatttcttgCGTATCCGTCAAATTCATCGACAACTTTTGAATCGCCGTTTTATCTAATTCCTCGTGTTTGCTTTTCTTCTCCTCCAACGTCTCGGTCGGCGattctttttttaatcgcgactcCGACGATTTCTTCCTCTCCACGCGTTCCTTCTCCTCCAGCGTGATTACTTTGTCCCTACCGTTGGAAATCTCCGACGACACCACTTCCTTCTTTTCCGTCGTAGTGGAAGTTTTATGATCGATCTTCGAAGTGACGGTGGCGAATTCGCCCTTTGCGCTTTCCATGTCCTCGAACATTTTGAAAGCTTCTTGCGGATCGACGAACGATTTGGAAAACGTTTGTGTTTCGCTCTTCGTGGTTAGGTGCTCTTCCAATTTTGAAGTCACCTCTTCGCTCGATTTTTTTTCCGTTATCGTGTACGATTCGCTTTCTTTTCTAACGTGCGTGTCCTTCTTTCCAGCTTTATCCGATGTTGGCTTGATATCTATAACACGTTTGGGAATTCGAGATTCGAACTCTTTCTTTTTAGTTGTCGGCGAAATTTCTTGTTCCTCCGTGCTTAATTCCTTGTCGCTCTCGAGTTTACTCGGAATCTGTTTTAGTTCCGTTATACTCTTCGGTTTCGTTTCCTTTTGCATTTTGTCCTTATCTATCTTTGCCGTTGAAACGGGAATACGCGACTCGAATTCTTTCCTAACGTGCTTCGTTTCCATCTCGGTTACCGTCTTCTTATCGAGCGTAAtctcttctttctcctcttttctcgattcttctctctttcctttgATTTCTCTGTCTTCGACCTCTTGGATCGATGAGATCGCCACAGGAGATGCTTTctccgatttttcttcttcgatcGACCTTATCTCCTCCTTCGTCTTATCTTTGACTTCGATTTCCGTCGCTCTTTCACCTTCCAGCAATTTTTGCATCTCTTTTCTGATATCGCTTGTAAACGTAATCTCCGGTGTAACTTCGCTCGTAGATTCCACTTCGTACACACTTTTCGTTTCGATCTTACTCTCGGGAAGTTGAACTAGCGCGGCGGCTAAAGCCTCGCTTCCTCCTTCTACTTGAACCGATTTTAACACCTGCTCTTGAACCAGAGTGCCATCTTTCTGCACCTTGTAGATAATGGTAGTTTCTTCCGTTATAATGCGTCTTCCAGTCGATTTCTCTCTAACAACGTCTTCCTCTTTTATCTCCGGCGTTCTAACTCTTTCCCGCACGATTACATCCGTAACAACTTTTTCACTTTCCTTCTCCTGTTTTTCTACGTGTTCGACAACCTCGTCTTGCGCCTCTTCCCTTTTCGTCTCCCTTTCCGTGATTACCTCGCGTTGTAACTTTCTCTCCACCGGAGCTTCTCTTATCACGTGCAATTCCTCCTCTTTTTCTCGCGCGTCGgttattttctcttcttccgTTTCTTTCTCCTCGATATCCTCTACCTTTTCCTCGCCACCTATTTCTACGCTAACTTTCTTCGTCGCTTCTTGCttatcttccttcttttctttcctacTCTCTTCCTTCGCAGTTACTTCCGCGACCTCTTCTTCCTCCACTGCTTCTTCTTTGTATTCCATCTTCTCCTTTGTACTCTCTTTCTCTGCAGCTACCTTTGCGATAGCTTCCTCTTGTTCTTCAATCgcttcttctttgtattcttccttttctttcgtaCCGTCTTCCTTTACAGTTACCTCCGCGATCGCGTCCTCCTGCTCTCCTCGTTTCTGTCGTTTCAGACTCTGGTCGACACTTTCTTGCAAAATTACCTCGCTAACAATTTCTCGCTTTTCCTTTCGTTCCTCCTCTATACTTTCTTTCGTCCTCTCTCCTTCCGTACTTGTCTCCACCCTCTCTCTTATATCTTCTTCCTTTGTCGTTAATTCCAGCCTTGGTTCTTCCACCTTCTCCTTTACTTCTACTCTTTCCTTTATGCTTTCCTGCGGCATACTTACTTCCACAGACTCCGCAACATCCTTATATCTCTCCTCTACAtccttcgtttctttcgcgctTAATTCCATAATTGACCGTTTTGTATCTTCTCTTTCTACCTTTACATCCTTTACGATATCTTGTACAGGTACTTCGGCGATAACAATTGCTCTATCTTCCTGCCTCGTAACGCGTTCAACTTTTAACTCAACTAATTGATCTTCCACCATCGCGCCACTTTCTTCCGTCTTCTGCGTCGTGTCGAGTGATTTTTCTTCGGTCGGCATCGATGGCTCCGCCTCTTTCTCGATATGCTCTTCCCTTTCTACATGCTTATCCTTTATTTCTAGAGGTTGCATAGAAAGCACGGCATCCGTCTTTTCCAcatcttccttcctttctcccTTTTCAGTCGTTTCGTCGAGTTTCGCTTTGGCTAATTCTACTTTAGCACTTACATCCACGTAGGTTGGTTTACTctcgtctttttctttctcatctTCAGAAGAcaatttcatcgtttctttcgtCTCCTTCCTTTCCACCTCTTTCCGCTCTTCCCTTTGCAAGCTAACGATTTCTCTGCTTTCTTCCACCTTCGTAACTTGCTTCAATTCGGTCACGTACTTCTCATCTTTGTCCAGCTTTTCTTTGTCGCTCATCTTAGTTTTCGTTAGCTTCTCTTTCTCGGACTTTAACGAGTCTTGCTGAAGCAACTTGGGTGGAATTTTCGTGGTTTCTTTCTGTATCTGTTCCTCGAAATACTGAGCCTTCTCCGCCACCGAGCACTCGGAAATATCAGGTACGTTCAAATCTTCCAACGTTTCGGACTTGTCCATCTGCTGCACGATATCCGCCGTGTCCTCTGTGgtaatattatgtatatactcACTGTCGCTTTCGTTTATCGTTAACTGCGACGTTCTCGACATTTCGGACTCCGATCGTTGATAACTTTCGCGTTTCCTTGAAATATCCTCCCAGAATTTTCTCTTCTCTGAATAGGTTTGTCTCTCGACACTGGGCGACAAGTCTTGCTCTTGTCCGACTACTTTACTGGGATAACTAGCATCTACAGATTCTAAGGAACAAGCCGCTTTTTGCGCAAGGAATTCGTGGATAGTAACAGCATCTAGAACAACCAAGAATTATGCTCACATTACTTTTTATTAGGTAAATACATATGCACGAAATACATTGCGTATATTTACAGTTTCGCATATAACTCTTAAAGGATTACACGATCAAACTTTCACAAACATAACGAGTAAACACGATTTTTATACTTTATAGCATCCTTTTTAGAACGTTATTAGACACAACACTATCGTAAACTCTGTTTACTGTACACATAACAATTTCTTCTTGAAAAGAAATACAATTTCAAAAATAAGTTTCGTCACCGAGGTatcgttaatttcattaaacttgtAACATGCACATAACAGTACATAAACATTGATATGCATATAACTCTAAATCCCTTTATAAACTATAATTGCTTTTTTCTATCAATATCCTTGGATATTGGTATCCTTCgagacttaaaattaatatcccATACGGTTGTCTATGATAATGTCGAGGACGGCAGTTTTGTCTGCAATTATAAGTACAGAAGATTGCGTTAATACTAAGCGATAACAATCAAGCAGAAATATTTTCTATCGATAGATTCTCGTAACGCGCGTGTAAGcgtaattcgtatttttatatcatcACGATGACTTTTTTCGTTAATGCTCGTTTTCCAAACGAAGCTCGCGTGAATCGAGCCAAATTTCTaattatacctaattacgttacgCTAATAGGTTAAaccttaaataaaaataatagtaaCTGTACTCAAAGCATGGtgcaaaagagaaagagaaggttTGCATAGTAAGTTAATTTTACGAACACGATAAAGATGAGAATAGTTTGTGGAAAGTAAAAGGCACGAATCATCGCTCGTTAATGCTACGATATTTTCTGACCTGAAATGATACGCACAGATTCATCTTAGTTTCTCATCCGAATTATTACATTTCTATAGGTATaagattataaaaatatgttcTCTACGAGCATCGAATAAATTTGCGAAAatgatatatacagggtggttggtaattggtggtgcaagcggaaagggggtgattctacgcgaaaaaacaagtcgaaaatatagaataacaatttttcgtccgaggctttgttttcgagaaaatccactttgaattttcgctcggtacgcgtgctgtacgttacaacggatctcgctgtagatcgttgtctcgatagaaaaattaaaaaaaaaattatgctAGTCatcttttccatttatttagCAAGTTACTAACttgaagtcgaaaatatagaatacaaatttttttttaattttttccatcgagacaacgatctacagtgagatccgttataacgagacgcgataaagtggacgcgtaccgagcgaaaattcaaagtcgattttctcgaaaacagagcctcgaacgagaaatttttattctatattttcgacttattttttcacgtagaatcaccccctttccgcttgtaccaccagttaccaaccaccctgtatataaaataaattttgaaaatctTACAACAGAAAGCTTTTGTTATTTTTTGACTTGGAAATCTAGTCGTCGAATATGTGTTTACCGTATAAGTAATGATCAAATGCGTAATTACAACGACGAAATTGaatcaacgtgttaatattttcaaaagatAGCGATCGTAGGAAGATATTTACATTGCTGAAGTAAAAACAAATTTCCAAAGCGTGTACGTAaaacatggtatatcgttaaaacgttggattattttctaaattatcttaCGAGACGTGCgattaaagtataaaaatatttaaagtccGAGATTcgtacaaaaattaaaatatcgaagaaaggaaacgttaaagtattctttttttttatagtacaacattcttcttttcttttaaacCAACATATTCAACATTATAATAAAAGACGTATTTTTATAGCTCGAAAGTAAAAATAACGATTAAGAGTAAGCTTACATGATGCAGCTACTTTGTAAATATACGGAATAAGACTTTACTCTATATTCAACTCATCGTAGAtcaattacaattaattaagtttcgaatattttaataagtAATATAACATTTCTCGTTTCCGTTTGTTACTTTGTTCTACAGAAATCAACGAAAGACATGATAtacgtaattaaataattataaacgatatcaaaatatatataagcGAAAGTTTAACACAATCCTACATATATTCTCTCATttgttttaaattttgtattatccgtatttttaatttaatatgcgTTACGAAATAAGTCCATTTGTCGGACAAAGTGTAATAATATTTGATTCTACTCCGAACAAAGGTATATAATCGATATGATTATTCCAACGATTTCTTGGAGAGTCCTACCTCACGGTCAGTGATAAGTAACCCATTGTAATTCGTAGAATATTCTGAATTCCTCGATAAACATTATGTTTAACATGATGTCGAGTCGTATGATATTTACTGTATATGTTTCGTAATTGTATAACATATATAGCAATATTATAACGAGCAAAGAGTGGATAACACAAGGGACAATATGCAGTGCGTTCTTGCAATACATTCGATACATAATTGGTCAAACTAGATTTAATATGTATGAGATTTTCATCAGAGTCTAAATAGCACAATATTTCTCGCTAGAAAGCGTATTTTCTATATTCGTGTCCTTACCATCGACGCATTTCGAATTAATTTATTCATTCGGATCGACTTCTTCGATGTCCGTATGACAATCGCTGATCGCGTCGTCACCAATATCTTTCACAGTTAACGTGTTCTCCATTTTATTGATATTTCTCATAATAACTTGAGACGCTGCCAGAACGTCCAAATCTTCGAGCAATTCTTTATGACTGCAACAGGCTTCTTGCATATCTTCCTCCTCGGATATATCCATATCTTCCTCGTCGGTATTCGACATAACCACGATATCCGGCATGCTACTGCCCAAGCCGTTTCGCGGCTCTTCTTCCCGATACATTTTATTTCGCACTTCTACGGAAAACGGTCCGTCACCTTCCTTCGTCGTTATCGTTTCTCCGCTATAGTCGCAAAATATATCGCACCTCGGTTTCACGTAAATCATCGAGTGTACTTCGTCTTCGCcttcgaaatcctcgagatccGTATCACCTTGACACGGAGTTTTGGCAACCTTGAGGTTATTCCGATCCTCTTTTCGCTCGTTTTCTGGCTCGCTGGCGTAAATTTCGTCAACGTCCGTAAGGTCTTCGATGAAATTATTCGGCTGAGACGAGCCTTTATCATCGGGTGACAAAAGCTTGGAGCCTTCGGCCTCCACATCGTCCGACGTTACAGAAATAATCGGTCCTTGTTGTTCATCCGCCGTATAACTCAATGATCTGATTTGAGAATTAATGGACGTTAACTCTCCTTCGGAATCGGTGTCGGAGAAATGTAACGACGTATTGTTAATCATAGCGTTCAGTTTTCTACGCGTCGATCTCAATTTACGCTTTACTTTCGCACCTGTAACACTTTCCTTCGATTTCGAAGGACTCGAGTTTCCATCGACCATCCGCGAACATTCTACGGTCTTTTCTGCATTTTTCCCCGTCTCTGAGCGATCGTTGACTCGATTAGGATCTAAAGAATCTGTACCGGCTACGATCTTATCGATGGATAATCCCTTCTGGTTCGCAGATTCAAACGTGCAATTTTCCTCCTGTTTGTCGCCTGATTCTTCCATGGCGAGAAGCGACTCTCGGCAATAAgtttctttcttcgtcttttttaGATTTAGCGCGCAGATCTTAAGTGCAAATTACTAAAGAACTTAAAAAAACCTGAAACTGAAAAttgcgaaagaaagaggaaattaATGCTCAAAACGAACAAAAATACGAGAATAATATAAGACTGGCGTGTGTTAtggataaataaagtaaaatcaaAGAGTGTAACAGATATTTAAGTACACTGGATTTAAGTAAGATAAACTCACATGTGTCAAATTGTGGTAGGGTGATACTCAAAAGAAGATAAGTTTTAAAGATACTGCTTCCAGTAGTGGTTCGAATCAAACTAAACAAGGTTCGTCATAGCTACGTCGAACGTTTGTTGATACTGTTACgcataattaaattaaagaagCCTCACTCAACGGTCGAGCCATAAGCAGATTAACTTTTCCtcttaaataaaaatagaattacaGTGGAATTTTGCTACCGTATGGAGCGTGATTGTTTTGAAAATAACTTGTCTTTTTCGATGTAATAGCGAATTCACCTTAAATTAGCATAAAAATCGATCGTCGTTTATTTTATCGCAGTCGTACGTGTTTGTGATCGTTAAAACAATTTGCATGTTAAAAATACATAGTTCCTTGTCGTatttcaatatacatatatatacatatacatacatacataatatatacaggatggttggtaactggtggtacaagcggtaagggggtgattctacgcgaaaaaagaagtcgaaaatgtagaataacaatttttcgttcgaggctttgttttcgagaaaatcgactttgaattttcgctcggtacgcgtgcgttataacggattttttcactgtagatcgttgtttcgatggaaaaataaaaaaaaaggattaaGCTAGTCATCTTCCATTTATTTAGCAAGTTACTAACTTGAAGTcgaaaatctacagtgagatccgttataacgagacgcgataaagtgcacgcgtaccgagcgaaaattcaaagtggattttctcgaaaacaaagcctcgaacgaaaaatttgtattccatattttcgacttcttttttcgcgtagaatcaccccctttccgcttgtaccaccagttactaaccaccctgtatatatacatatatagatttcCTTTCTTTGCACCTTGCATTTGAATATTCGACGACACCACTCGGTGTCTTGGAAACCACGTCTCACtgtgatttataatttttatataccgttataacaaaGTAGAggatattatatttcaaattttctaatttgtCTAATATAAAGCGAATAGGTAGAAATGAATATCATACCTGTTCGTTCTTTTTGTAAGGTGTCGGTAATAAATTTCTGTTCGGAAGGCGAAGTATCTTTAGGTTCGTcgcctttttctttttgttccatCTTGTATTTCGATTCGTAAGAATCCAATTTTTGATCGATAATATTTGAATCTTCGTAATCTATAACGAAAGAATGAACGACCTGATTAAATATACGTATCGTATGTAGCACATGTACGAGTATTATCGAGGTCCAGCGCAAGAGGAAGCTACGCGTCACAGCAATAACGTCgtttttatggaaaattttgtGTTTCGATAAAAATTGCATAATCAAGACTACTATGTTTTTACTTAAACTTGTTAATACGAAGGTAGTGTATCTGAGGAAATGTTTTATTCTTCATTCTATTCCCTATATGCTTAGATCTGAAAATTTGATTAAAGAGAAGGAGAACTACATGGAAGTTACTTTACATTTAGAAACATTCACGGTAAAAGCAGGAATTTTCTTACGTAGTTATCGATTAAGGGATAATAACTAAACACCAAGAGATTTCAGAATTAATAAAAATCTCGTTTTTCAACCTTTTGTGGGATAAATCCCTTTTGCACTGGATCTCTTGCCCGACATTAAAACGTTCAACAAATTTTACCTTTCAATTTCTTCTGTACTTCCACTTTAGTCGTTATTTCTGGAAGAACGATATTCAATACACAAATTGGTTGTTGAGGTGGCTCTCCTTTCGCAACTTTTGGCTCTCGCATAAACAGCATCCTGGCGACAGGATCTAACAACGGATCTTTCACTTTTACGTGAAAAGATAAACGATTCTGACGAAACGCTTTGAACGTAAATTTCAATTGTACACCCGATTTCGTCACAGGTACTAAATTCCCACTGAATTCGATATAAAGATCTTTCCCATCGAGCGCCTACAAAACAAATATACTAGTTAATACGTTTCTATCAAAATTACGTATATTCTTATGCTACTTTACAGCAAGCTCTTTTGTATGTGTACatcaaatttttgttattttatcttTAACAAGCTCTATCGGTTTATAGGAAGGTATCATCTTCGCAAAGAACAAAGGACACGCAAACGCGTCACATTGATTTACTGGAAAACGAGATTTGAAATAAGAAATCTGATTCTGCATCGTCAGCTTGTTCTTTCTCGTAAAATTATCGCTTTTTGAGTCGTGTCGCTTATTCAATAACATCATATTGGTAAATTCAGGTTGCTGCTCCTTTactgtctttttttttcgtttcttcttctccttcttggTCGATGATCTCGATAATTAGTAATTAGTAATCAAACAATATCGTATTTGATATCATTTCCTTCGGTCGAATTTATATCGAATACACATTTTATTCGTCACTAGTCGTCATTAGGAGGCTCGAACGCCACTCGTTATTACTGGAATTAATTTATACAAAGAAATTGTCAACTAACatacatgcatatgtatatgCAACTTTAGCCGGGCAACAATATGATTATTTATCCAGCAACATTGCagaaacaaattattttcaCCCATGAGAATGTTGGTATTTTTcagaagaaataatatttaaaaaatagaagtaATTAAACATTGCAAACATAAATCTTAAATCTAAATCGCAAATGATATGTCTCCTTTCCTTCGAGATCGTTGAACCGTACCAAAATTATTTCTAGCATAAGAATCGTGTTGCTGGTCACGAACAAGTCAGAAAATATCGGTCGCTTTTACAATATAAATCTCTACGAAGTATCCTCTACCAACTATTCTTCGACTGTTCGTTACTGCTAAAATAAAACTTATCCTATCTCAAAGAGGACGTCTTATGACAAGACAGAGAGAAGCCAAAGAAGAATTCATTTTCACTGCTACGAAATTTCGCTTGTTTCATCTTGAATACGTCAGCCTACCACGCTATCGGATTGAAAAGTGGTCCGTTTTTTCGTCCTAGTCGGAAGATTGAACCTGTACATATGCTTGTTAATAAACGTTCGTAATTGAAAAATGCT
Encoded proteins:
- the LOC143303115 gene encoding uncharacterized protein LOC143303115 — encoded protein: MEESGDKQEENCTFESANQKGLSIDKIVAGTDSLDPNRVNDRSETGKNAEKTVECSRMVDGNSSPSKSKESVTGAKVKRKLRSTRRKLNAMINNTSLHFSDTDSEGELTSINSQIRSLSYTADEQQGPIISVTSDDVEAEGSKLLSPDDKGSSQPNNFIEDLTDVDEIYASEPENERKEDRNNLKVAKTPCQGDTDLEDFEGEDEVHSMIYVKPRCDIFCDYSGETITTKEGDGPFSVEVRNKMYREEEPRNGLGSSMPDIVVMSNTDEEDMDISEEEDMQEACCSHKELLEDLDVLAASQVIMRNINKMENTLTVKDIGDDAISDCHTDIEEVDPNE